A region from the Chrysoperla carnea chromosome 4, inChrCarn1.1, whole genome shotgun sequence genome encodes:
- the LOC123297722 gene encoding kinesin-like protein KIF12 — MMVMRPSTLYKTPPTSRGTSPNRGKVSPKKSPSDNYNRSRGSYNSRSRTSSPSTSIGGKAPSSRGSESGSIERLDDSGNLTRIITSHGELEDNINVVVRVRPLNEKEKKGNYDTVVEFPGNGQLLCENIPVGPNTNQKSKLFSYNVVFEPGATQEDVLEYSGIKRLIEMSVEGFSCTAFCYGQTGSGKTHTLTGPPGLIERHRNHYSEDHGLVFRSFMYLFKLIQAKTEFHFTMKASFLEIYNEKVIDLLNPGSARKPLAVRWSKKLRGFFVENLFTVDCEEFDDLLAVLEEGMRNRKVGSHSMNEHSSRSHTILTVHINSEQAAENGVFISRQGKINFVDLAGSEMTKKTHSEGKTLEEANNINKSLMVLGYCISSLSDSKRKGGHIPYRDSKLTKLLADSLAGNGVTLMIACISPARSNLSETLNTLRYAARAKRIRTKPIVVMDPREALILSLKREVRALQTENEHLRTVLHLHDEIPINGTIRPEDITTERRHIPPAPKVDPERLTELESSELSELIKLYMNENEALRQENAELFSTREIIMRDQELVCRENERLLKKLEDVNSVCCRSPIIPAQPTIPAELLSDDTDHNSSTNVWTNPLNGNSQKHHSVNTSPAIPESIQKELEKRRIGSSMSNISNTIKSNLHKRHFSWDERDNTKNQAKPKMDEQGATDYTKGVFD, encoded by the exons ATGATGGTAATGCGTCCATCAACATTATATAAAACACCACCAACGTCACGTGGAACAAGTCCAAATCGTGGCAAAGTTAGCCCAAAAAAATCACCAAGTGATAATTATAATAGATCACGTGGTAGTTATAATTCAAGATCAAGAACCAGCAGTCCATCGACATCAATTGGAGGAAAAGCACCATCGTCTCGTGGAAGCGA aTCTGGAAGTATAGAAAGGTTAGACGACAGTGGAAATTTAACTCGTATAATAACATCACATGGAGAACTGGAAGATAATATTAATGTCGTTGTtcg agttcgaccattaaatgaaaaagagaaaaaaggGAATTATGATACTGTGGTAGAATTTCCTGGTAATGGACAATTACTA TGTGAAAACATACCAGTTGGTCCAAAtacaaatcaaaaatcaaaattattttcgtataatGTTGTATTCGAGCCAGGTGCAACACAAGAAGATGTTTTAGAATATTCTGGTATTAAACGATTGATTGAAATGTCAGTGGAAGGTTTTAGTTGTACAGCATTTTGTTATGGTCAAACGGGTAGTGGAAAAACTCATACGTTAACCGGACCACCTGGTTTG atTGAACGACATCGAAATCATTACAGCGAAGATCATGGACTTGTATTTCgttcatttatgtatttattcaaaCTTATACAAGCTAAAACTGAATTTCACTTTACAATGAAAGCtagttttttagaaatttacaaTGAAAAG GTAATTGATCTTTTGAATCCTGGATCAGCAAGAAAACCATTAGCAGTAAGATGGAGTAAAAAATTAAGAGGATTTTTCGTGGAGAATTTATTTACAGTCGATTGTGAAGAATTTGATGATTTATTAGCTGTTCTAGAAGAAG GAATGAGAAATCGAAAAGTTGGTAGTCATTCTATGAATGAACATTCAAGTCGAAGTCATACAATTCTTACAGTACATATAAATTCAGAACAAGCCGCAGAAAATGGTGTGTTTATTTCACGACaagggaaaataaattttgtagacTTAGCAGGTAGTGAAATGACGAAGAAAACGCATAGTGAAGGAAAAACGCTTGAGGAAGCAAATAAcatcaacaaaagtttaatggttctag GATATTGTATTTCATCTCTAAGTGATTCGAAACGAAAAGGTGGACATATACCATACAGGGATTCGAAATTAACGAAACTATTAGCAGATAGTTTGGCTGGCAATGGTGTTACTTTAATG atTGCTTGCATTTCTCCAGCTCGAAGTAATTTAAGTGAAACCTTAAACACTTTAAGATATGCTGCACGTGCAAAAAGAATCCGTACCAAACCAATTGTTGTAATG GATCCACGTGAagctttaattttaagtttaaaaagagAAGTTAGAGCATTACAAACTGAAAATGAACATTTACGAACCGTTTTACATTTACATGATGAAATACCAATCAATGGAACAATTCGACCTGAAGATATTACAACAG AACGACGTCATATTCCACCTGCACCCAAAGTTGACCCCGAACGTTTAACTGAACTTGAAAGTTCAGAACTAagcgaattaattaaattatacatgaaTGAAAATGAAGCGTTACGACAAGAAAATGCTGAATTATTTTCAACGCGTGAAATTATCATGCGCGATCAAGAACTAGTATGCAGAGAAAATGAgcgtttactaaaaaaattagagGATGTGAATTC CGTGTGTTGTAGATCTCCAATAATTCCTGCTCAACCAACGATTCCTGCTGAATTATTAAGTGATGATACTGATCATAATTCTTCCACAAATGTTTGGACAAATCCATTAAATGGAAATTcacaaaaa catCATTCTGTAAATACAAGCCCTGCAATACCCGAATCAATACAAAAAGAATTGGAAAAACGACGTATTGGATCAAG TATGTCAAACATATCAAAtactataaaaagtaatttacatAAACGACATTTTTCATGGGATGAACGAGACAACACTAAAAATCAGGCTAAACCAAAAATGGATGAACAGGGCGCTACCGATTACACTAAAGG AGTATTCGATTGA